The genomic DNA GCGATAGAAGCAGATGATATTGAGAATATGATCGAAGAGCTTGGCGATGTGTTACTGCAAGTCATGCTTCATGGACAAATTGGAGAAGATAATGGATATTTTAATATTGATGATGTAATTGAAGGTCTATCGAAAAAGATGGTTCGGCGCCATCCTCACGTTTTTGGAAATGTAAAGATACAAAATGAAGAAGATGTGTTAGAAAACTGGGAACAAATAAAACGTGCTGAAAAGTCTTCTCTTTCTCCAGCTTCTTTGTTGGATGATGTTAATAAAACTGCGCCTAACTTGTTAAGGGCAGCTGAGTTACAAAAAAAAGCCGCTAAAGTAGGCTTTGATTGGGACCATCCAAAACAAGCTTGGGAGAAAGTGAAAGAAGAGATAACAGAGTTTGAGGATGAGATGGAAAATCCCAATCATAACGAAAATCTTCAAAAGGAGTTTGGCGATATATTATTTGCGTTAGTGAATGTAGCACGATTTTATAAAATAAATGCAGAGGAAGCATTATTCTTGACAAATGAAAAATTTTACAATCGATTTTTATATATTGAAGAGCAAGTAAAAAAAAGCAATAAAGCATTTTCAGATTTTACGTTACAACAACTTGATGTTTTATGGGAAGAGGCGAAGAAAAAAGGTTTATAATTGGAAAAAGGGGGAATATAAATGACAATGCGTCTAGATAAATTTCTGAAGGTGTCAAGATTAATTAAACGGAGAACGCTTGCAAAAGAAGTTGCAGACCAGGGACGAATTTCTATTAATGGACAGCAAGCTAAGGCAAGTTCAAATGTAAAGGTCGGCGACGAGTTATGCATTCGTTTTGGACAAAAGCTGATAAAGGTAAGAATAGATAAATTACAGGAAACAACTAAAAAGGAAGAAGCAGCGAATATGTATTCAGTTATAGAAGAATCTCAAATTAAGTAATTATTAAAGGCTTTTTACTAAAAGAAGTTTTTGCAATTGAAGTGAAGGCTTGTTCTATTCTCCTCATTTTATTCATACAAATGTACAAAAGAAGAAGTTGTACAATGTGATTGTGAGGGATGAAGATGAGTCAATACTATGAGACTAATTCAGTAAAAAGCAGCAATGCGATTCCAGAGCATGATGTTATTATGAGGGGACGCCGTATATTAGAGATTACAGGTGTGAAACAAGTAGAAAGCTTTGATAATGAGGTATTTTTATTAGAAACAGTTATGGGATTTTTGGCGATAAAAGGCCAAAATTTGCAAATGAAAAATCTCGATGTTGATAAAGGAATTGTCTCTATTAAAGGAAAAATTTTTGACCTTGTCTATTTAGACGATCAACATGGGGAGAAAGCTAAAGGACTCTTTAGCAAGTTATTTCGATGACATTATCAAGCCAATTTATCACAATGCTTTCCATGATTGGTATGGGAAGCTTTTTTGGAGCAGCATTCGATACGTATAACCGGTTTTTACAACGTTCAAAAAGAAACAAGTTCATTGTGTTTATAAATGACATATTGTTTTGGTTGCTTCAAGCACTGATCATCTTTTATGTATTGTTCATCATAAACCAAGGTGAAATTAGATTTTATATATTTTTAGCATTACTTTGTGGCTTTGCAGCTTATCAAAGCTTATTAAAAGGTATATATTTGTATTTATTAGGAATGATCATATCGATTTCTATTTCAATTTTTCGTTTTCACGTAAAAGCTTTTAATTTTGTTATTTTTAAACCTATATACTGGTTGACGTTAACCATTTTCTCTATTTTTGTTGTGATTGGAAAAGGACTTTTCGGACTTGTGCGAATGTTTAGTAGGATGTTAATTTTTTTATTAAAAATAATTACTCGGCCGTTTAAATGGATGGGATTTATATTATGGGAACTTTTGCCGAAGGGCTTTCAAAGTTTCATTAAGTCATTATATAATAAAGGAACGACATATACACTTCAATTCAAAAATAAAGTTTGTAAATGGGCAAAATTTAACCGGAAAAAATAAGGAGGTTAACGGCAGTGAGTGTAATCAAAAAACGAAATGAAGCAAATGTCACGAAAATTCAAACAACTTATGCACAACAGTATGAAAATGCAGAAATCAAAGCTGCTAGAAGACGGAAGCTCCTAGTCAGACGCTT from Bacillus aquiflavi includes the following:
- a CDS encoding RNA-binding S4 domain-containing protein — protein: MRLDKFLKVSRLIKRRTLAKEVADQGRISINGQQAKASSNVKVGDELCIRFGQKLIKVRIDKLQETTKKEEAANMYSVIEESQIK
- the yabP gene encoding sporulation protein YabP, producing MSQYYETNSVKSSNAIPEHDVIMRGRRILEITGVKQVESFDNEVFLLETVMGFLAIKGQNLQMKNLDVDKGIVSIKGKIFDLVYLDDQHGEKAKGLFSKLFR
- the yabQ gene encoding spore cortex biosynthesis protein YabQ; translation: MTLSSQFITMLSMIGMGSFFGAAFDTYNRFLQRSKRNKFIVFINDILFWLLQALIIFYVLFIINQGEIRFYIFLALLCGFAAYQSLLKGIYLYLLGMIISISISIFRFHVKAFNFVIFKPIYWLTLTIFSIFVVIGKGLFGLVRMFSRMLIFLLKIITRPFKWMGFILWELLPKGFQSFIKSLYNKGTTYTLQFKNKVCKWAKFNRKK